In Nakamurella alba, the DNA window GGCGCCCAGGTGTCGAAGGAGACGATCTCCAAGATCACCGACAAGGTCCTGGAGGACATGTCGGAGTGGCGAGATCGCCCACTGGACCGGGTGTATCCGGTCGTGTTCATCGTCCCCCCGCAAGCGGGAGGTGCCCCATCGATCATGGTCAAGGTCCGCGACGGTCAGGTCACCAACCGGCCGGTCTACGCCGCGATCGGGGTGTCCTGCACCGGGGAGCGGGACATCCTCGGCTTGTGGGTGGGCGTTGGTGGCGGTGAGGGTGCGAAGTTCTGGCTGCAGGTGCTGACCGAGCTGCTCGGGCCGCGGCGTGGAGGACGTGTGCATCCTGGTCTGCGACGGCCTGAAGGGGCTGCCGCAGTCGGTGGAGGCGGTATGGCCACGGACGATCGTGCAGACGTGCGTGATCCATGCTGCCGGGCAGTTTTCGCTATGTCCCGCGGCAGCATTGGGACGCTCTGGCCAGGGACCTGAAGCCGATCTACACCGCACCGACCGAGCCCGCCGCCAAGGCCAGGTTCGAGGAATTCGATCAGCAGTGGGGCGCCCGATACCCGGCGGTGATCAAGCTCTGGAAGTCGGCCTGGCCGGAGAAAGCGGGCGTTCCTGGACTACGACGTGGAGATCCGCCGGATCATCTCCCGCCACCAACTCTATCGAGTCGCGAGGCGCCCGTCACCGGCGGGCGGTGCGCGCCCGTGGGCACTTCCCGAACCAGCAGGCAGCGCGGGGGTGCCTCTACCTGGTCACCAGATCACTGGACCCGACCGGCAAGGGAAGAGCACGATGGGTGATCCGGTGGAAACCGGCGTTGAACGCCTTCGCGATCACCTTCGCGATCACCTTCGAGGGCCGGATCCAGCCGGCCTCCACCAACTGAGAACACATGATCACTTACACCGAAGATCTGACACTCCCAACCGACCTGCACGACGCCCTCGAGGCCATCCGCCGAGCCGGGAGTGCGCACTAAATCGAGCGAAGTCGGGTCGCGCATGGGCATGTTGTTGGGGGTATCGCGGCAGGGCTACTACAAGTAGATGGCGAGCAAGACGACCGAGCCGGGGGTGAGGGCCAGGCGGCGGGCGGAGTTGCTCGCGCAGCTCGTGGTATCCCGCCGGGCCTCTGATGAGGTGTCGGGGGCGCCGCGGATCCTGGCGGACCTGCGTGACGCGGGTGTGCAGGTGTCGCGAAAGACGGTGTCGAAGCTGATGCCGCACAACGGAATCCGTGGAATCAGTCCACGCCCGTGGCAGCCGGTCACCACCGCGCAGGACGTGCATGTGCACACGATCCTGGACCGGGTGGGCCGCCGGTTCGACCAGAGCGGGTTGAACATGGTGTGGACCTGGTTGTATTTGTGTGCGGTACGGGACGGGCATTCCCGCCGGGTTATCGGCTACGCCGCGGGTATGGGCCTCACGAGTCTGCCGCCTCGTAGGCATCGAACACAGCCTGCGGAATCCGGCCGCGGTCGCTGACACCCATCTCGTTTGCGGCTGCCCAGGTGCGGACCTTGGACAGGTAGGCACGGTGTTCGGCACGCTCGCGAGCTGTTTGGTCGGCCACGGCACGGATGGGCCGGGACTTCACGGTCCGCGGCAGCCTACGGCCGGCGGCGAGGTAGGAAGCGAGCGCCTTCCGCAGCGCGGCTGCGTTGCGCTTCGAGAGATCGATCTCGTAGACCGCGCCGTCGAGGGCGAACTCGACGGTCTCGGCCGCCTTGCTGCCGTCGAGGTCGTCGGTCATGGTCACGGACATGATGGAAGCCACGCGCGAACCCTAGGGCACGAAGCCCCGTACAGCGTCGCCCTCACGACTTGTGCGCCTACCAGTTTCTTGACGCAGTCCTCGGGGCAGGGATCACGTGCGGCCCCGCTTGCCACCCGGGGATGAGCGGATGGACGTAGGTCCCGCCGGTTCAGACACGCAGCCAGCGGGGCCGCACCCCTTTTCACCTGGTCAGCGCACTGTCGGTGCTCGCCACTAAAATGTAGATCGTCGGTCTGGCTGCTATCTCCCCGGGTGTGGCCAGCCCGACATCAGCTTCCGCCCCCGTCCTTGCTTCGGCAGGGCGGGGGCGTTTTCGGCACGTCACGTGCCGGGTTCACCGAGCGACCGACTCGCCCAAGCCGCATCATCATCCTGCGGCTTACTGTCATCCCCGTGAGTGGAGCCGTAGGCCCCACCGGGTCCGGCCTGCACCCGGACCCTTGTGGGGCCGCCCGCCCAGGCAAGTGCCCCGCAAGCGATCGAGTGCGGTTGGTGCGCGACCTATCAACCGGTACCGCGGGTCATCCAGGCAACCACCAACGTCGCCAAGGCCGACAACCCCAGTGCCGCCAGAATCATCTACATCACGGATGAAATGCTCTCATCCTATGCGTCCACGCGTGGCCCGCTTACAGGACTCGGGCGCTGCGCTCCCGGTACGCCGCTTGCCGACACGCGTCAGAGCAGTACTGGCGATTGGCGCGTCCCATCATTGAGGTACTACACCGGAGACAGGTGTGACTAACCGGGCCACGCTGCGGTCGCACCACTCCGGATGCGGCGAGACGGCATCGACGAGAGCAGGTGTGGTGTCGGCACCCCGCCCGAGCGCCCCGAACGACCAGCACTCCGCAGCCTGCGCATGGCGCAGGGTCCGTGGCGTGGCGGCCGCCGTACAACCCGGCCACCCAAGCTCGCTCTCCGTCGGTACCGGTCAAGGCGAACCCGCCCGGGGTGTAATGATCGATGCAGACCAGGAAATCCTGAGTCGCCTGGCCGAGGTGGCCGCCCCATCGGTACTCGCCCCTCACCCGGTAGACAGGCTCCCCCGGGCGGGGCATGCAACCACAGACAGGCCCCGTCCTCAACTGCATGAAACGCAACGGTACAGGCCGCGCCGACACCACAGCGCCGCCGGTCCACCAATGCCGTCGCTGCCCCTCAGGTACCGGCGAGTTGACCAACCGGTCCAATCTCTACGGATAGAACTGGGCAACGCCACCACGCTCGACCTTCCTCTCCGTCCCCGGCCGTTACGAGCGGATGGGTGTCCGGATGGAGGGGGCAGGGGGGCCACAACCGCCCGATCACGTCGAGTACAGCGTCCTGCGTCTGGTCGGCGATTGCCCGAACCTGGACCGCCCGGGGTTCGTCGCGGTTGACCTGGATCGAGCGCAGGGGTGTGCCCGGATCTGCGCCGTAAGTCATCTGAATGAGAAGCGTGGACGCGTGCCACTCGTACTCGGCGACCGCCTCTACCTGGAGATTGTGCAGAACCGCTCCCGCATCGCGCATGACGGGCTGTAACGACTCGGGAACCTCTGATGCATCAACCATCGGACCACCCTCGCACGTGTGCGGTGGATGAGACCCGGCAACCCAATCGTCCGTTCAGGTAAGCCCTTCGAT includes these proteins:
- a CDS encoding histone-like nucleoid-structuring protein Lsr2 → MSVTMTDDLDGSKAAETVEFALDGAVYEIDLSKRNAAALRKALASYLAAGRRLPRTVKSRPIRAVADQTARERAEHRAYLSKVRTWAAANEMGVSDRGRIPQAVFDAYEAADS
- a CDS encoding IS3 family transposase codes for the protein MASKTTEPGVRARRRAELLAQLVVSRRASDEVSGAPRILADLRDAGVQVSRKTVSKLMPHNGIRGISPRPWQPVTTAQDVHVHTILDRVGRRFDQSGLNMVWTWLYLCAVRDGHSRRVIGYAAGMGLTSLPPRRHRTQPAESGRGR